A genomic region of Longimicrobiales bacterium contains the following coding sequences:
- a CDS encoding serine hydrolase domain-containing protein produces the protein MIRNLIVIGALALPAGASAQVQPSPAALAEMDRRIEAELESQKIPGVVVGVASRGQLLHVGTYGLADVELRVPVTDSTVFEIGSISKQFAAAAALLLAEEGRLDLDDPIHEHLADLPGEWLGVTVRQLLNHTSGIPDYEEIQTYEAYRFRFTPEQIIRVAHSRPMDFAPGQGWYYSNTGYFLLSMIIERIEGRPLGDVLRERIFTPLGMNQTRMADPEDIIPHRSAGYWVDRMNVHLMNRDATQTSSTLGAGGLLSSVRDMAKWDEALYGNTVLSEASKAAMWTSTILPDGTDTGYGFGWVTRPYRDRRAVSHTGQVAGFVSNFTRLTDDDLAIIVFTNRYRVSGGRIRDIVADTFLPLAR, from the coding sequence ATGATCCGGAACCTCATCGTCATCGGCGCGCTGGCACTCCCGGCGGGCGCCTCGGCGCAGGTACAGCCGTCGCCGGCCGCGCTCGCGGAGATGGACCGCAGGATCGAAGCGGAGCTCGAGTCGCAGAAGATACCCGGTGTCGTTGTGGGCGTGGCGTCGCGCGGGCAGCTGCTGCACGTGGGCACGTACGGCCTGGCCGACGTGGAACTGCGCGTGCCCGTGACGGACAGCACGGTGTTCGAGATCGGCTCGATCTCGAAGCAGTTCGCGGCGGCCGCGGCACTGCTGCTCGCGGAAGAGGGACGTCTCGATCTCGACGACCCGATCCATGAACACCTCGCGGACCTGCCTGGCGAATGGCTGGGTGTCACCGTCCGCCAGCTCCTGAATCACACGTCCGGCATTCCGGACTATGAAGAGATCCAGACGTATGAGGCGTATCGCTTCCGTTTCACACCGGAGCAGATCATCCGCGTCGCGCACTCCCGGCCGATGGACTTCGCACCGGGGCAGGGCTGGTACTACAGCAACACCGGCTACTTCCTGTTGAGCATGATCATCGAGCGGATCGAGGGGCGCCCGCTCGGCGACGTGCTGCGCGAGCGCATCTTCACGCCGCTGGGCATGAACCAGACGCGTATGGCGGATCCCGAGGACATCATCCCGCACCGTTCTGCGGGCTACTGGGTCGACCGGATGAACGTGCACCTCATGAACCGCGACGCGACGCAGACCTCCTCCACTCTCGGCGCGGGAGGGCTCCTCTCATCCGTGCGGGACATGGCGAAGTGGGATGAAGCGCTCTACGGCAACACGGTGCTCTCCGAAGCGTCGAAGGCCGCGATGTGGACTTCCACGATCCTGCCCGACGGCACGGACACGGGTTACGGCTTCGGCTGGGTGACGCGACCCTATCGCGACCGCCGCGCAGTCTCACACACCGGCCAGGTCGCCGGCTTCGTCAGCAACTTCACGCGGCTGACGGACGATGATCTCGCCATCATCGTGTTCACGAACCGCTACCGCGTGAGCGGCGGCCGCATCCGCGACATCGTGGCTGACACGTTCCTGCCGTTAGCCCGGTGA
- a CDS encoding ABC transporter substrate-binding protein, which yields MRHDALLTRVVVPVRRAPLAVLLFPLVALAGCAGDEREGTVERGGTAVVCTQAEPVGLNPFTSMHVLTGDLTAVLFTPLVRYDEQGALQPWLATSWEWSPDQLGVTLELRQDVRWHDGEPLTAEDVVWTIETASTPEFGYALIEDFEDFESVRAVGPHTVEIRLSEASPIGLEGFVALPILPRHLLAEIPAGDFRNAPYHREPVGSGPFRFVNRNSTGDLLFERFEDFPEDLGRPAVDRLVLRTVPELSTQLVELQTGSIHACVMGASAADQVAATGSLETVPLGLPSVAIIPLRNDRAPFDDVRVRRAVSAAIDRNEIAAVTSSAARPASSFLPADSPFREDSLGQVSADRELAAALLDSAGWSLNGSRDGVRTNADGEPLTFTIYGPQSYATYLTNVQAQLSSVGMDVRVSLLEGSTYFDMIDDPQTRPAAMAIGVSPTKVNYFDPYPDLHSEGYANLSLYENSGVDSLIQALGAATEEATRRRVYQQLQRSVAQDVPSIYTIYIPRLLVHGPALEGVRGGPGGAFSSLIDWRLSR from the coding sequence ATGCGTCATGACGCACTGCTGACACGAGTCGTTGTACCGGTCCGCCGGGCGCCGCTCGCAGTACTCCTGTTTCCACTCGTCGCCCTCGCGGGCTGTGCGGGAGATGAACGGGAAGGCACGGTCGAACGCGGCGGCACGGCCGTCGTCTGCACGCAGGCGGAGCCAGTCGGCCTGAATCCGTTCACATCCATGCACGTGCTGACGGGGGATCTGACGGCCGTGCTCTTCACGCCGCTCGTCCGCTACGATGAGCAGGGCGCATTGCAGCCGTGGCTGGCCACATCATGGGAGTGGTCGCCCGACCAGCTCGGCGTGACACTCGAGCTGCGCCAGGATGTACGCTGGCATGATGGTGAGCCCCTGACCGCGGAGGACGTGGTCTGGACGATTGAAACGGCTTCCACGCCGGAGTTCGGTTACGCACTCATCGAGGACTTCGAGGATTTCGAATCGGTTCGTGCGGTCGGGCCGCACACCGTCGAGATCCGCCTCAGCGAGGCTTCTCCGATCGGGCTGGAGGGCTTCGTCGCGCTGCCGATCCTCCCGCGCCACCTCCTGGCCGAGATCCCGGCCGGCGACTTCAGGAACGCGCCGTACCATCGCGAGCCGGTCGGCAGCGGTCCGTTCCGGTTCGTGAACCGCAACTCGACCGGAGATCTGCTGTTCGAGAGGTTCGAGGATTTTCCGGAGGACCTGGGCCGGCCGGCCGTGGACCGGCTGGTGCTGCGTACGGTGCCTGAACTGTCGACGCAGCTGGTCGAGCTGCAGACGGGAAGCATTCATGCGTGTGTGATGGGCGCGAGCGCGGCGGATCAGGTCGCGGCGACCGGCTCCCTCGAGACCGTGCCGCTCGGCTTGCCTTCCGTGGCAATCATACCGCTGCGCAACGATCGGGCGCCGTTCGATGACGTACGTGTGCGTCGCGCTGTGTCCGCGGCGATCGACCGCAACGAGATCGCAGCCGTCACTTCTTCCGCGGCACGGCCGGCATCGAGCTTCCTGCCGGCCGACAGTCCGTTCCGCGAAGATTCTCTCGGCCAGGTCAGTGCTGACCGTGAACTTGCCGCGGCACTGCTCGACAGCGCGGGCTGGTCACTGAATGGAAGCCGTGACGGTGTTCGCACAAACGCGGACGGTGAGCCACTCACGTTCACCATCTACGGGCCGCAGTCCTATGCGACATATCTGACCAACGTGCAGGCGCAGCTGAGCAGCGTCGGCATGGACGTCCGCGTATCGCTCCTCGAGGGGAGCACCTACTTCGACATGATCGACGATCCGCAGACGCGGCCCGCGGCCATGGCCATCGGCGTATCTCCAACGAAAGTCAACTATTTCGACCCGTACCCCGATCTGCATTCGGAGGGTTACGCCAACCTGTCGCTCTATGAGAACTCCGGCGTCGATTCGCTGATCCAGGCGCTCGGCGCTGCGACCGAAGAGGCCACGCGGCGGCGCGTCTACCAGCAGCTCCAGCGCAGCGTCGCGCAGGATGTACCCTCCATCTACACGATCTACATACCGCGACTGCTGGTGCACGGGCCGGCGCTGGAGGGTGTCCGCGGCGGTCCGGGCGGAGCCTTCTCATCCCTCATCGACTGGCGACTCAGCCGCTGA
- a CDS encoding MFS transporter — translation MMYGTREESNRAGRFMLSPEIDALPGAGTYHSAVTSTGGPRGGREKLPAGIWVLGMVSMFMDISSEMIHALLPVFLVTVLGASTLTVGLIEGVAEAIAAITRVFSGVLSDWLRRRKLLTVIGYGLAAATKPMFALAGSIGLVVTARFLDRVGKGIRGAPRDALIADIAPPHLRGSSYGLRQSLDTVGAFIGPLAAIALMALTADRFRTVFWIAAVPAAIAMVILVLGVHEPPRTDTTAPRIPLRLADLTRFTARFWAIIGVAALLTLARFSEAFLVLRAQDVGLALTFVPLVMVVMNIAYSLTAWPAGVLSDRAGRSGVLMAGFAFLVIADLILAFGATIPLTLLGVLFWGLHMGFTQGILASIVADSAPPELRGSAFGFYNLALGIGMLAASVIAGALWDHHGPRATFLAGAAFTILSFIGYLIARSRDRPAGAHRT, via the coding sequence ATGATGTACGGCACTAGGGAGGAAAGCAACCGCGCAGGGCGCTTCATGCTGTCGCCTGAGATCGATGCGCTTCCGGGTGCGGGCACATATCATTCTGCCGTGACTTCCACAGGTGGGCCGCGCGGCGGCCGGGAGAAGCTCCCCGCCGGCATATGGGTGCTCGGCATGGTGAGCATGTTCATGGACATTTCCTCGGAGATGATCCATGCGCTGCTCCCGGTTTTCCTGGTGACGGTGCTTGGGGCTTCCACGCTCACCGTAGGACTGATCGAGGGCGTAGCGGAGGCGATCGCGGCGATCACCAGGGTGTTCTCCGGTGTGCTGTCCGACTGGTTACGCCGGCGCAAACTGCTCACGGTGATCGGCTATGGACTGGCCGCCGCGACCAAGCCGATGTTCGCCCTTGCCGGCAGCATCGGCCTGGTCGTCACGGCCCGTTTTCTCGACCGCGTCGGCAAAGGCATTCGCGGCGCGCCGCGTGATGCCCTGATCGCCGACATCGCACCGCCACACCTGCGCGGTTCCAGCTACGGCCTGCGTCAATCGCTCGACACTGTCGGTGCGTTCATCGGGCCGCTCGCTGCGATCGCATTGATGGCGCTGACGGCAGATCGGTTCCGTACCGTCTTCTGGATTGCGGCCGTGCCGGCCGCGATCGCCATGGTCATCCTCGTGCTCGGTGTCCATGAGCCGCCACGGACGGACACGACGGCGCCGCGCATACCGCTGCGACTCGCCGACCTCACCCGTTTCACGGCCCGGTTCTGGGCGATCATCGGCGTTGCTGCACTCCTCACGCTCGCCCGATTCAGTGAAGCGTTCCTCGTGCTCCGCGCGCAGGACGTCGGCCTTGCGCTCACCTTCGTCCCGCTCGTGATGGTCGTCATGAACATCGCGTACTCACTGACCGCATGGCCCGCAGGCGTTCTCTCGGATCGCGCGGGCCGATCGGGCGTGCTCATGGCCGGCTTCGCATTCCTCGTCATCGCGGATCTCATCCTCGCGTTCGGTGCGACGATTCCCCTCACGCTGCTGGGCGTGCTGTTCTGGGGACTGCACATGGGATTCACGCAGGGGATCCTTGCTTCGATCGTCGCCGACAGCGCACCGCCGGAGCTGCGCGGGAGCGCGTTCGGCTTCTACAACCTGGCGCTCGGCATTGGGATGCTCGCCGCCAGCGTAATTGCGGGTGCACTTTGGGACCACCATGGCCCGCGCGCGACGTTCCTTGCCGGCGCCGCGTTCACGATCCTGAGCTTCATCGGGTATCTCATTGCACGCAGTCGCGACCGACCGGCGGGGGCGCACCGTACATGA
- a CDS encoding SRPBCC family protein: MMPITNVTSDAETLTLTVVGEYPVPVERLWDAYADPRQLERFWGPETWPATFTRHDLTAGGRSEYYMTGPDGSRSRGWWRFLAVEPGRRIELEDGFAHEDGRPNEAMPTMRMVFTFEPTASGSRFRSTTYFPSVEAMEQLVEMGMVEGLRSALGQLDRVLADLAAFAAARGTGTQILNDTQVRITRIIRGPVEQVWRAHHERELLKRWMLGPDGWTMPVCDVADRVGDSYRYEWEKDDGSERFGFEGELLESEAPRRAVTTERMIGMEGPGATNELTLTPVGAGTLLTLVITYPSAEVRDMVLGTGMTEGMERSYVRLENEVLAKDAAPV, encoded by the coding sequence ATGATGCCGATCACGAATGTCACCTCGGACGCCGAAACCCTCACGCTCACCGTTGTCGGAGAATACCCCGTGCCGGTGGAGCGGCTGTGGGATGCGTATGCGGACCCGCGCCAGCTGGAGCGATTCTGGGGACCGGAGACGTGGCCTGCGACGTTCACGCGTCACGATCTGACGGCGGGAGGACGATCGGAGTACTACATGACGGGCCCCGACGGGAGCCGCTCACGCGGCTGGTGGCGCTTCCTGGCGGTAGAGCCGGGACGCCGGATCGAGCTCGAGGACGGGTTCGCGCACGAGGACGGCCGTCCGAACGAGGCCATGCCGACGATGCGCATGGTGTTCACGTTCGAGCCGACGGCGAGCGGTTCGCGATTCCGCAGTACCACGTACTTCCCGAGTGTGGAGGCGATGGAGCAGCTCGTGGAGATGGGGATGGTGGAGGGACTGCGCTCTGCGCTCGGTCAGCTGGACCGCGTGCTCGCCGACCTGGCGGCTTTCGCGGCGGCGCGCGGGACGGGCACGCAGATCCTGAACGACACGCAGGTTCGGATCACACGAATCATCCGTGGTCCGGTCGAGCAGGTATGGCGCGCGCACCATGAACGTGAGCTTCTGAAGCGCTGGATGCTCGGCCCCGACGGCTGGACGATGCCCGTGTGTGACGTGGCAGACCGCGTGGGTGATTCGTACCGCTACGAGTGGGAGAAGGACGACGGCTCGGAGCGCTTCGGTTTCGAAGGCGAGCTGCTCGAGTCGGAGGCGCCGCGCCGCGCGGTCACCACGGAGCGGATGATCGGCATGGAAGGTCCGGGAGCCACGAATGAGCTGACACTGACGCCGGTAGGAGCGGGGACGCTCCTGACACTCGTGATCACGTATCCCAGCGCCGAGGTGCGCGACATGGTGCTCGGCACGGGGATGACGGAGGGCATGGAGCGCAGCTACGTGCGGCTCGAGAACGAGGTCCTCGCGAAGGACGCCGCGCCGGTATAG
- the cls gene encoding cardiolipin synthase: MLSGWLYLALEWLLPIAMTPVVVRQHRRPFIAIAWLGCIFAFPPVGAPLYFVFSVFGIQRRREATLAVRREYGGMLQERAHHGGISELPDRAREIASVGYAAHQRTAVQPLFAANEVTLLSDDEVVERLCADIQSARNHVHLLFFIFAPDETGRMVADALVTAARNGCTCRVLVDAFGSRAMLKQLAPELRRQGVAVVAMLRMRPLTRPLRRHDVRNHRKIAVIDGTVAYTGSSNIHGPEYDLEPGLGRWHQISARIAGPAVAALQTLFLEDWTLAADEKLAGSDIFPAANRPGPTPVQVIADGPTYPDDAIQQVCIQALNSARASVLLVSPYFVPDEPLIVALSCAALRGVNVRVLVPERSDRRTADLAGRASWETLLQAGVQILEHGRGVLHVKALVVDEESVLFGTANLDRRSFFLNYELMLFLPDPRVARNLQSMLRPFEQSSARVHLDEWRARAPGDRWRQDFAKLLSPLL; encoded by the coding sequence ATGTTATCCGGCTGGCTGTACCTCGCCCTCGAATGGCTGCTGCCGATCGCGATGACTCCCGTTGTCGTGCGGCAGCACCGGCGCCCGTTCATCGCCATAGCCTGGCTCGGCTGCATCTTCGCGTTCCCGCCCGTCGGCGCGCCACTCTATTTCGTTTTCTCCGTATTCGGCATCCAGCGGCGGCGCGAGGCGACGCTGGCGGTGCGCCGGGAGTACGGCGGCATGCTGCAGGAGCGCGCGCATCATGGCGGGATCAGTGAACTTCCGGACAGAGCGCGGGAGATTGCGAGCGTGGGGTACGCCGCGCACCAGCGTACGGCGGTGCAGCCGCTGTTCGCGGCCAACGAGGTTACGCTGCTGTCAGATGACGAGGTGGTCGAGCGCCTGTGCGCTGACATACAATCCGCCAGGAATCACGTTCATCTCCTGTTCTTCATCTTTGCGCCGGACGAGACCGGACGCATGGTAGCCGACGCGCTGGTCACTGCAGCGCGCAACGGCTGTACGTGCCGTGTTCTGGTCGACGCATTCGGGTCACGCGCCATGCTGAAGCAGCTCGCACCCGAGCTGCGTCGCCAGGGAGTAGCCGTAGTCGCTATGCTCCGCATGCGCCCTCTGACACGACCACTGCGCAGACACGACGTGCGCAACCACCGCAAGATCGCAGTGATCGACGGTACGGTGGCTTATACAGGCTCCAGCAACATCCACGGGCCTGAATACGATCTGGAGCCGGGACTCGGTCGCTGGCACCAGATCAGTGCGCGCATCGCGGGCCCGGCGGTTGCCGCGCTACAGACACTGTTCCTGGAGGACTGGACGCTCGCCGCCGACGAGAAGCTCGCCGGCAGCGACATCTTCCCGGCAGCGAACCGACCCGGCCCCACGCCCGTGCAGGTCATTGCCGACGGCCCGACCTACCCCGACGATGCGATTCAACAGGTGTGCATCCAGGCGCTGAACAGCGCGCGGGCGTCCGTACTGCTCGTCTCTCCGTACTTCGTGCCGGACGAGCCGCTCATCGTGGCGTTGTCCTGTGCGGCACTGCGCGGTGTAAATGTGCGCGTGCTCGTGCCGGAGCGCAGCGATCGCCGCACCGCCGATCTCGCGGGCCGCGCTTCATGGGAGACGCTGCTGCAGGCGGGAGTGCAGATACTCGAACACGGCAGAGGCGTGCTGCATGTGAAGGCACTGGTCGTGGACGAGGAGTCAGTGCTGTTCGGCACGGCCAACCTGGACAGGCGGTCGTTCTTCCTGAACTACGAGCTGATGCTGTTCCTGCCGGATCCGCGCGTCGCCCGCAATCTGCAGTCGATGCTCCGCCCCTTCGAGCAGTCGAGCGCGCGCGTCCATCTCGACGAGTGGCGCGCACGCGCTCCGGGAGACCGCTGGCGGCAGGACTTCGCCAAACTGCTGAGTCCACTGCTCTGA
- a CDS encoding AAA family ATPase: MGSAEAQSATRFVGREDELALLNGRLAEALAGRGRVIFMSAEPGAGKTTLTSRFLDQISIDHPEAYVIRAGCSEQYGAGEPYQPFVEAFRHLLREREGRQERSFRDLAKQLAPVWLAAIPVAGEIMAASLATASELKQQFQTGGGPAAASEEALFFQYSELFFAAAAAAPLILFLDDLHWADRASVSLLSHLGRRVADQRVLILGTYRPTEVDTGHHPMRDARQELQRYRVAEEISLAPLATEALSDLIHLHAGAAPSVQLLDWLVRRAGTNALFFEELLNWLVTQGFTRDNLGELQLVRVPQEIEIPRSAESTIEKRLDRLDEETRRLLEYASVQGNDFDSVSLAQLLDKDELELEELLEPIARTHRLIQLIDTQDLPNGDIASVYRFSHSLVADVLHRGLQGKRRILLHRKMAQILEQIYSGDAAFVAPRLAVHFEEGRQKEKAYEYALLAAERATRLYAHWDALEQIQRALRNAVEPAQQSVAYERLAEEYVSTGNLPDGVQALSDALQHLDTGADVGSYLRLRRKRVLIETTQGTVPLPKMLSEMADLRTEAQQAGQVAEECQIIWQMIDLPGTAEQLDVTLAREALRLADQSGDQWLIARGHHVLGAAIMFVDPSSAMDDLRRARELYGELGDRSRQAASTSYLALAHVFLGEFASAVSELESAVATFQEIMDPVRGSVARTNLGTVLRNLGDYEGAEKLLLESVRTIERLGAPVRLLSPLMSLAELAEAQEDWVTAERRWTQMLERAVETGYTSEQIIAHCGIGTARLRRGDRRASPSESAARELMQNDPENMGESGDAFQLYTARVAAATGEIEGAAVIFERLERAAQGRDRFMGNLYRLERAEILKDVDPDTALELAETARNEFESMGARPSVERANNLIADLRGSYAS, encoded by the coding sequence ATGGGATCAGCAGAAGCACAGTCAGCCACCCGGTTCGTCGGCCGCGAGGATGAGCTCGCCCTGCTCAATGGCCGACTGGCTGAGGCTCTCGCGGGTCGCGGCAGGGTCATCTTCATGTCCGCCGAGCCCGGTGCGGGCAAGACCACACTCACCTCCCGTTTCCTCGATCAGATCTCGATCGATCACCCTGAAGCATACGTCATCCGGGCGGGCTGCTCGGAGCAGTACGGCGCAGGCGAGCCGTACCAACCGTTCGTGGAAGCGTTCCGGCACCTTCTTCGCGAGCGCGAGGGACGGCAGGAGCGGAGCTTCCGGGACCTCGCGAAGCAGCTCGCGCCCGTCTGGCTTGCAGCCATACCGGTGGCCGGCGAGATCATGGCGGCATCGCTGGCAACTGCATCGGAGCTGAAGCAGCAGTTCCAGACGGGCGGGGGGCCGGCAGCGGCCAGCGAAGAGGCGCTGTTCTTCCAGTACTCGGAGTTGTTCTTTGCGGCGGCCGCTGCGGCGCCGCTGATCCTGTTCCTCGACGATCTGCACTGGGCGGATCGCGCATCTGTCTCACTGCTGTCTCACCTGGGGCGCCGCGTTGCAGATCAGCGCGTGCTGATCCTCGGTACATACCGTCCGACCGAGGTCGACACGGGCCATCACCCAATGCGCGACGCGCGGCAGGAGCTGCAGCGATACCGTGTTGCCGAGGAGATCTCCCTCGCACCGCTGGCGACAGAAGCACTGTCGGACCTCATCCATCTGCATGCGGGTGCCGCTCCGAGCGTGCAGCTGCTGGACTGGCTGGTGCGGCGGGCGGGCACGAACGCCCTGTTCTTCGAGGAGCTGCTCAACTGGCTCGTCACGCAGGGATTCACTCGCGATAACCTCGGCGAGCTCCAGCTCGTGCGTGTGCCGCAGGAAATCGAGATCCCGCGTTCCGCGGAGAGCACGATCGAGAAGCGTCTGGACCGTCTGGACGAGGAAACGCGTCGGTTGCTCGAGTACGCGAGCGTGCAGGGCAACGATTTCGACTCGGTGAGTCTGGCCCAGTTGCTGGACAAGGATGAGCTGGAACTGGAGGAACTGCTGGAGCCGATAGCGCGCACGCACCGGCTGATCCAGCTGATCGACACGCAGGACCTGCCGAACGGCGACATCGCGAGCGTCTACCGATTCAGCCATTCCCTCGTGGCGGATGTGCTGCACAGGGGACTGCAGGGGAAACGCCGCATCCTGCTGCATCGCAAGATGGCGCAGATCCTGGAGCAGATCTACTCCGGTGACGCCGCGTTCGTGGCCCCGCGCCTCGCGGTGCATTTCGAGGAGGGCCGCCAGAAGGAGAAGGCGTACGAGTACGCGCTGCTCGCAGCGGAGCGCGCGACCCGCCTGTATGCGCACTGGGACGCACTCGAGCAGATCCAGCGCGCGCTGCGCAATGCCGTCGAGCCGGCGCAGCAGTCAGTCGCATACGAACGTCTCGCCGAAGAGTACGTCTCGACCGGGAACCTGCCGGATGGTGTCCAGGCGCTTTCCGACGCGCTGCAGCATCTGGACACGGGTGCGGACGTCGGCAGCTACCTCCGCCTCCGGCGTAAGCGCGTGCTGATCGAAACCACGCAGGGGACGGTGCCGCTGCCGAAGATGTTGAGCGAAATGGCGGATCTGCGTACGGAGGCGCAGCAGGCAGGGCAGGTGGCCGAGGAATGTCAGATCATCTGGCAGATGATCGACCTGCCGGGCACCGCGGAGCAGCTCGACGTGACGCTCGCGCGCGAGGCGCTCCGGCTGGCGGATCAGAGTGGTGATCAATGGTTGATCGCACGCGGCCATCACGTTCTTGGCGCGGCCATCATGTTCGTGGATCCCTCCAGCGCGATGGATGATCTGCGCCGTGCCCGGGAGCTCTACGGTGAGCTGGGCGATCGCAGCAGGCAGGCGGCCAGCACGAGCTATCTGGCACTCGCGCATGTCTTCCTCGGAGAGTTCGCGAGTGCAGTCAGCGAGCTGGAATCGGCGGTCGCAACATTCCAGGAAATCATGGATCCGGTACGAGGGTCCGTCGCACGTACGAATCTTGGCACGGTGCTGCGCAACCTCGGGGATTACGAGGGCGCGGAGAAGCTGCTGCTCGAATCCGTGCGCACGATAGAACGTCTGGGTGCGCCCGTGCGCCTGCTCTCGCCGCTGATGAGTCTGGCGGAGCTTGCCGAGGCGCAGGAAGACTGGGTCACAGCGGAGCGTCGCTGGACGCAGATGCTCGAACGTGCGGTCGAGACCGGATACACGAGCGAACAGATCATCGCGCATTGCGGCATCGGCACTGCGCGCCTGCGTCGTGGCGACCGTCGCGCGTCTCCGTCCGAATCGGCCGCCCGTGAGCTGATGCAGAATGATCCGGAGAACATGGGCGAGAGCGGGGACGCGTTTCAGCTCTACACCGCCCGGGTCGCGGCCGCAACGGGAGAGATCGAAGGTGCCGCCGTCATATTCGAGCGACTGGAGCGCGCCGCACAGGGCCGCGACCGCTTCATGGGCAATCTCTACCGGCTGGAACGTGCGGAGATCCTGAAGGATGTTGATCCCGACACGGCACTGGAACTCGCCGAGACCGCACGGAACGAATTCGAATCGATGGGTGCGCGTCCGAGTGTGGAGCGCGCGAACAACCTCATAGCCGACCTTCGGGGGTCATATGCGTCATGA
- a CDS encoding metalloregulator ArsR/SmtB family transcription factor — MVAYPDLTDAELDRLFRALADATRRDIIARVLEGEPASISVLATRYDMSFAAVQKHVAVLEGAGLVLKRRRGRERIVQGNPERLAQARVLLSRLEDLWRSRFSQIDALFTDTDPRE, encoded by the coding sequence ATGGTTGCATATCCTGACCTGACTGATGCGGAGCTGGACCGCCTGTTCCGCGCCCTCGCCGATGCCACACGCCGCGACATCATCGCGCGCGTCCTGGAGGGCGAGCCGGCATCGATCTCCGTGCTCGCGACGCGCTACGACATGTCATTCGCGGCCGTTCAGAAACATGTCGCGGTACTGGAAGGGGCCGGTCTGGTGCTGAAGCGGCGGCGCGGCCGTGAGCGGATCGTTCAGGGTAATCCGGAGAGACTGGCCCAGGCCCGCGTGCTGCTGTCGCGCCTCGAGGATCTCTGGAGGTCCCGCTTCAGTCAGATCGACGCACTGTTCACCGACACCGACCCGCGGGAGTAA
- a CDS encoding ATP-binding protein has protein sequence MSRAEKEPEPGWTGKRPFIGRENVLAALHGELTAASTGAGRFILLHGPDGSGRAALVRRFNREARRRNRRLSSAIGDAADPVTPAWRQIALRLTAGRRVGAAVKRTLSEWIDPLVPVVGPIVSAVVKTVEILRPDRQPRQRTEVMGTGSTIDQVRTLLVHGGEKPRLIILENLEVSDPSELAGASALIQRLESSHTLFIGTAISRSGTLPPAVADLLREAQRLKVGHVIEIPALTPAETARAVEKATGNALPDGWRGWLRDAAPATPAQLWNLLGELQQTGELVRKRGRWHWARIAPVSDGAAVIPFAASELDNLADVDITLLEAAGRLGVAFEAPALAAALRMDEMALEDHLARLVRKQRLRLTDTVERDGDLVDRYEFVRPENAARWAARVERPIVKDEVQQSSGAAERL, from the coding sequence ATGAGCAGAGCAGAAAAGGAACCGGAACCGGGCTGGACAGGCAAACGGCCGTTCATAGGGCGAGAGAACGTGCTGGCAGCCCTGCACGGGGAACTGACCGCGGCATCAACGGGCGCGGGCCGCTTCATCCTGCTGCATGGTCCGGATGGCTCCGGCCGCGCCGCGCTGGTGAGGCGCTTCAATCGGGAGGCGCGGCGGCGCAACCGCCGTCTGAGCTCTGCCATAGGGGACGCCGCTGACCCGGTTACACCGGCGTGGCGCCAGATCGCGCTGCGCCTTACCGCAGGGCGACGCGTCGGCGCTGCGGTGAAGCGGACCCTGTCCGAGTGGATTGATCCGCTGGTCCCGGTCGTGGGCCCCATCGTCAGCGCAGTGGTGAAGACGGTCGAGATCCTGCGACCGGATCGGCAGCCGCGGCAGCGGACGGAAGTCATGGGTACCGGATCGACGATCGACCAGGTCCGGACCCTGCTCGTGCACGGCGGCGAGAAGCCGCGTCTGATCATCCTCGAGAACCTCGAGGTCAGCGACCCCAGCGAGCTGGCCGGTGCATCCGCCCTGATCCAGCGGCTGGAGTCCTCCCACACGCTATTCATCGGCACCGCGATCTCGCGCTCCGGCACTCTGCCGCCGGCAGTCGCCGATCTGCTGAGGGAAGCGCAACGACTCAAGGTGGGTCACGTCATCGAAATACCGGCGCTCACCCCGGCAGAAACAGCGAGAGCTGTTGAAAAAGCCACGGGCAACGCCCTCCCGGATGGCTGGCGCGGGTGGCTGCGTGACGCCGCGCCTGCTACGCCCGCACAGCTCTGGAATCTGCTGGGTGAGTTGCAGCAGACCGGGGAACTGGTCCGGAAACGGGGACGGTGGCACTGGGCCCGGATCGCTCCCGTCTCGGACGGCGCGGCGGTAATTCCGTTCGCTGCCAGTGAGCTCGACAACCTCGCCGATGTCGACATCACCCTGCTCGAAGCTGCCGGTCGACTGGGGGTGGCATTTGAAGCGCCCGCGCTCGCCGCGGCGCTCCGGATGGATGAAATGGCCCTCGAGGATCATCTGGCGCGGCTCGTGCGCAAACAGAGGCTGCGACTGACGGATACAGTCGAGCGCGACGGTGATCTCGTCGACAGGTATGAGTTCGTCCGACCTGAAAACGCTGCGCGCTGGGCGGCGAGAGTTGAGCGGCCGATCGTGAAAGATGAAGTGCAGCAATCATCTGGCGCCGCCGAGCGACTCTGA